The Porites lutea chromosome 7, jaPorLute2.1, whole genome shotgun sequence genome includes the window CAGGGGTTATGAGCATGACTTCAAAAGAGGTAGCATGTGATCATAAATGCATTACAGAGCtcgaaaaaacttgaattccagcttgtccattgggcaagcagctctcacattttgcttgctGGGCCACTTCCGATTTAGGTAGAAGAATACTTGCTTAGACTCTTTCCCATTggattaattaattttaaaagtacttgcccagcaagaaaatatAATTGTCCGAGATGACTCAACAGGGCTTCTTTCAATCCCTGGTGTAAATTTATCGGCAGCCACCTTAAAGTACTTCATTGCTGTCAAACTTTTAACTCCATCCTTCAATGCTTGCCCTAACAAACTTGTGAACCACAAGGATACTAGACTACACTGAACCTTGTAACCATAGTCAGAAGGACTGGAGTGAGTGGTCTGTATATTCCCGAGCCTGAGACTATGATTATGCTCTTACGCCAGAACAGTAACTATACCACATAGGGCTTCTAACCACACATAAGAACAGTGATTTCTGCATGATTTCTATTACAGAGCCAAGCTGTGCTGCACTGATCTCTATAGTGGAGATTCACACATTGGATAGGTGTTCGTAATACTATACACCAGATAAACTTTCGTATTGGCACGAAAAGCAGCTACCCAATATAAAATGGACATAGCCAGAAAGATCAAAAATTGGGTCTTCACGACATCAACCCCTTCCAAAGCAACAGATTACCAAAGTCCGGCTGTAGATAAAGGAAAAGAGCAGAATCAATAATGGTACCTTGGAGGAGACCTTGGAGGACTGCGGCTTCTGTAACCATAACCACCACCATAACCAGGATATCCATAGTCTCTTGGGTAAGGAGGGCGTCGGTCCATGTAAGGGTCATAATAGCTAGGTGGTCCTCTGTAATAAGGCCTTCTCGGAGGTCCATAGTCGTAGTTGCGGCGTTGATCATATCTAAAATATAGGGAGAAAGGGGCATAAAAAAAAGGTTAGTAACTTAAAGCCAGAAGTGGCccacaaagaaaaaacttaaCACAGAATACATATGAAATTTCACTCTGCCCTTAAAAGAATGAAACTGAGAACCTGACAACTCCTTGTATGTCTACACTAGTtttattagcctgcgagcaaacttTCCATTTGGGGGTCACGAAAGGTCACAGGAGAGCTGCACACGAAAAGACACGCAAGTGCGAGGGGCGGGGAAAGAAGGGAGCCTCTCCTTTTCCCTGCCCCTCATGGTGGCAAAAACACTGCTCACTCATGCACTCTCGCGGCTTGCACTGCTCGCCATAATTGGAGAGCTTGTTCACAGGCTAGTTTTATCTCATCAAAACAGagcaaattatatttttattcatgGGATTACCTTCGCTTGGGACAGTCTTTTGCCCTGCAGagtaaaattaaagaaatagtTTATGAACATTAAATTCAATTTGTAGTTAAGGACCAAAAAAGCTCAGTTGGCTGGACTATTCTGGCTATCATCCAGGGTTTTGTTTATGTACCATTAATAGAATTAGAAGCAAGCAGAAACAGAAGTGAAGATGGAAGGTGCATTCTGTTATAGTGCAGATCAAAGACTTAACTACCATATCTATTGCTGTTTCTGTATATGGATATGGAGACTAAGACAAGAAGTTTTTCAGTCCCATGAACAGATACTTGTGGCATAAACAAGTTGTTGTAAAACACGTGCATTCATTTGGAACACACACTTTAGTACATGTATGGTATTTATATGTCTGACTCAACATTGCAAACTTTTTTCTTGCATAAGATCAAATTTGACCTTTGACTCAACAAAATGCGAGTAACAGAGCAAATTGGGAACAAAGCAAACAGCAAACAAGCTGACTCCTGCCTCGGCCACATCCTTTTTGGTTTGCACCCAAAGGTTATGTTATTTTGCAGCTCTTGatcttttcttttgtctgttTCCATTGATTCAGTCACTGGTTTACCCAAGGTTTAAGACCTAGTCTCAGTGCATTACGATGCACTGTTGGCACACTTTTGCCATtgaacaaacagacaaacaaacaaacaaacaaagttgcAATTAAAAACTTACCAGTGTCCGCATTTTCCACATGAGAAGCATTGATCTTCAGATggctttccttttgtttttgcgtactAGTGTGTAAGAACAAAATGTGGTCAATAAGCTGAAAGCAAGCTGGCCAATGATGATTTTACCGCACTTGGAAGTCTTCTATGATCCATAACTGAACAAATGCACTTCTAATTTTTTAAGCAgtaacagagaaaaaaaaacagaagaaatttgCATCCCAGTATTTTGCTGCAATTATCACACTGCCTTGTTGTCTGAGTTTGCAGAGTAACTTTAGCATCTTTCCAGATTGACTTTGCAATTTTTTGCTCCAGTTTCTTGCCCAATGGTTCACAAAATTATTTGATGTGAAAtaaaacatggaaaaataaaTCAACTCACCTGCACTTGAATGTGAGTTCCACTAAATTCTGAATCATCTAATGCATTCAGAGCATCTTCTGCATTTTTTTTACCCACCATGTGCTGAAAATATATGGTAAGCAAAACTGTTCATCAAGCTTATTAGAGGCCTTGCCAGGGTACATTCCAACTAGTGACATGGCCCAAACAGTAGCGACAGCGGGTAAAATGACATtgcgacaagagacaacctccctcggccaaattgtgacagtgacggcaaagccgacaataagcAACAAGCATTTATCAACaccgacacgagacgttttaaaattcagatggGTGACATGGGACCCCCCCTGACAGGGCCTCTTATTAGgcctttattttcctttgtttctgagGATGACATTGGAGCCTCTGTATGTGTATTTCCGACAAAATTGAGTTGATGGTGATTGTTATTGATGAAACAATGATCTTCAATATTGAAGTGATGATCACAATGCCATTTCGATCAAGTATGACAATGTTAGTGGTGCAATGATGGCAAAGGAATCGGccaaaaagtgagaaaaattcagaatttttattttcttcttaaacctgctgttttattttctcatttcctTTGTTGTCATCGTGGTTGCTGCAACTCTCTAATGGTAGTACCCAGCAAACTATTCCTGATATGTgacaattttattgaaaaaccaAGAATTGGATGGAAAACGTGCAATGAAAACAACGTCCACAGGTAAGAATaggctagcctgagaaaacagctgacatttcgcgacaccaccactggtttcctcgtGAAATaaagtctgagaaacgagcgcagaaattccatactgatgacgcgtcactacccagatctgggtagtgcatCAGATTGGTCGTGTCATGTTGGAAATTTGACtcaactaatcagaagcactacccagatctgggtagtggggcgtcatcagtatggaatttctgcgcttgtttcttaGACATCATTTTGTGGGGAAGCCAGTGGTGGTGTCACCAAATGTCGGCCGTTGAATGTATGAATGAAGAGTCATGGATGCGAGGACAGCAGGCGTGCACTCTTACAATAtattttaacatgtgaacagtaagctcggatGTCAgcctgttttctcaggttaagCATAGGCAGCATTATCATGAGTTtgtaacaaaggaaaattatatagaaacaAGAACAAATCATTTCATTTCACTACTATCTTTCTACAGTCACATGAAAGTGAGAGAAGTGCATGAGAGGATAAATGTCATGCACTAAACAGCCGAACTTCACATATTTAATAAACAAAACAGAATGgcaaacaacagcaagcaaacgAAGATAATGGATCCAGACCTGAGAAGACAACTTGAAATTTGACTTCACTAAACAATCATTTAGGCTTAAGCTTACCACAAACGCATAGTTTTTTACAATATCGCACTGGGACACCTTTCCATACTTCTCGAAAAGCTCTTGAAGAGCCCCTCGCCTGCAATGGTCTGGCAGATTGCCTACGTATAATTTaacttctttctcttcttcagCGGGCTTTTTATCGTCACTGCTTTCCTCTTTGGCATCTGACGTTGCAGCGTCATTTTTTTCCGtactttcttctttcttgtcATCCACTTGTACAATATCGTCTTTGATCTCTTCCTCGCTTGCCATAATTCGAGTGTGGGTAAAAGAAGAACGAAAGAACTCTAAATTCAGATCACAGAAACAGcgtccaagatggcgacctCGTGGAACGAAGGAAAATGCTAACCCATCAGTCCTAGCAAGAATAAAATGCCCAGCGAGGAGACTGGAACCAGACTGCGAAAGTAACGCCTTGCGGTTCCTTGCGCCATCTTTGCGCCCCCTTGCAGAAAACatgaaaatcaaaatggcgCTTGATAAATGTATTTTATACTTGGACGAGAATTTCGCCAAACTTCCAGATAACGAAGAAACCGTAGGTGTTCAAAAAGCCATAGAGGAAGCAGTTTCAGCCTTGATTAGAAGCGTTGGCGAACAAGATGCAAGATTCCTTGGCAAAATTGACCCGTCAGGCAGTTTTTagagggggacatgggggtttacggtattgcggtattgggctttttttcatgcggtatttcggtaattttcattttaaagtgcggtattgcggtatcatctagttttgcggtatgcggtttttcatcattttggctgacggtattcggtgaaataagattgttcacGGTATTACGGCACCGTTTATTTGCGCTTTCATTTCGATAcaatacgcaaaacaaaacacagtaggacataaaggtcaataaaagttaaaattaagaagtcttgagacataacagtaaatgattacaccatttgtgggtcattttgtgacagttaatggtcgataatatacaatgtgattgttgCTGCATCCAATGATAATGAGTCATCTCAAGTCACCTAACCAGGCTTTTCGATCTGTGTACTTGAGCCGGTGGTAATTCGAGGTCTTACACGTTTTCTCACAATGGCTGAGATCGCTAAGGTTGAAGAAGGCGTGGTTATCATTGACTAGGTTGAAGACGGCGTGGTTATCATTGACTGTGTGGCAGTTTCTTGGAAGAGGGCGAAGGAGGCTAACATTATCGCAACAAGAATAAGTATAGATGTCGGGTATCGagaattaaaatttggtaagtttgcCTCTTACCGGCGCGGCGTGTGAGACAGTCGAGACAGAATTTTCGAggcgcaggaattttttttcgttatcaaaatccttgtatgaattttttttcatttaattttcccttgcgcgaatattttttttttgtacttcgcccccccccccccccataagttttctaatggtctgtcACTTATCAAAACTCGCACTAGACGTGCGTGGAAAggcttttgattggtttgtttttcgcgctttcaagagttatttttattggagtcAATTAGCTGTTGGGTCCACCTACCAAAAGGTTGAACGAATGTAGTTTACTTTTCCGtgaaaatttgcgaaaattttgctaactaccaaaatatttaaaaaaaaaaacatgcacatctggtgcataaatgcctgaGATAATTAAACGCACTAGATGGAAGCAGCCATAAGTATGCGGAAACGAttataaatatgattaaaatatgcggtatcggtatttggacaattttcgacgcggtatttcggtatttgccattttttctgaCGGTGTtacggtattgggtaccccGCAATGTCCCCCTCTTTTTACGAAGGAACAAAAATACTGCAGCCTGATGAATTCGACTTTGTCGTTACGCTTTCTAGACTCGCGGAGTTTTGTGATATCGCGTACCGGGATGGAGGAAAACCTCATGTTTTAGTGCGGTTTTGTCCATGCGAAAAGGATGATATGTGGCATTCGTGGGTAGATTTTTGTCAGGAAATGTCTAACGTCGAAATCGTAGATCCAATAACAGGAACATATTCGATTATAGATGGTCCCTTTCTCTACTTAGATGGCTCTACCCTGAAACAGAGGTTTTATTGCTTACTGAGAGAGGCATTTAAATCTGTAACATGGCCTGAAAACCTAAAATTCGTTTCTTCTACGGGGTTTGCTTTTGACAAGATTGGTTTGTCAGGTGCAACACAAGCTGCCGTGTCAGAGAAATTAGATTTTCTGTGGAGAGGTAATCTGAAAGTGTCAGTGGATTTAGCCTTAGCCATAGAATTTAACGGTTGGCCCTCACTGCCGGGGCTATTTGATGAGTTGTTGGTAGAGGGACATCCTGCATATTCATTAAAAATGGATATGAAAAATTCTGGTTTCCATGCTGTACCAAAACTAGGAGTTATATGGAGAATTTCATGGTCTAGGGCAGAgacagccattttgaattacATCTTTAATCGAAATGAACAAGCTGCCATAAGCTATCGTGTTGCAAAGATGATCAAAGAGACACACTTTGTTGAAGTCATAGAACAATCGAGTTCAAACTTTCCCGTACGTATTTGTGAAAGCTATACAATAAAACATTTGTTAATGTACCTCTGGTTATCAAATTCATCTTCATCCGAATGTTTAGCAAAGGGTTGTGGTGAAATGCTCTTGGACCTTCTCAAGCTGCTGGTTGATGGACTTAAAACaggtcactgtaaacaagtttttgcaaatttcagcaCAGTAAAAACTGGCCCTCTGCTTCCGTTTCTTGCTTCAGCAGTGGAAAAGTGCATCAGAACTCTTTCTGAAATGCAGAATGTAGAGATTTCTCAAGTTCCAAGGAGGTGTGAGGATTTCTTTAAGGATAAAATACATGTTGCATTGCCACGTCCTCCGAGAAAACTCAGCAGTTATAAAATAACCAAGATACATTAAACATTGATAGGAAGTAATATACCCTGTTTCCTTTGCTGGTTATTTAACATCTACAAATACATTGAATTCACCCAAATGAAGAACTTGAAATCTTTCTTTTaaatgatgaaaaattttatGCCATTTTAGGTAATTATGTGTTTTAGAAATGTAgtcaatttaaaatttgtaaaagCAACTTGAACGGAAGATTAGCTCTGTCTTGTAGCTCTCTGAAAGACAATTGAAATAAAGTGAATAATACTCATGAATACTACTGCCACAAGACATTCATATGTGTGACTTTACTTGAGGAAACATCACTTTTCTAAGGAATTGATTCTAAAGTGAACTatactcaggggcacccaacgagaatatagttcaaaaccactcaacatagcattgttaaacgtattttagtatttaaacggtagatttAGGCATaattttatctcctaaaaattttttatctgttcggatttcctagctgaaagtctagtgatccgaagattatagggatcaaaacttaccttttcgaaaatttcagccagaaaaatggctcccgaaaattctaggtgacctttttagggtgaaaatcggtaaaaatgggcaattataccattttttagctgttcgaaaatcctaggagaggcaggcaagcaagaaattttacgacaaatgttccgaaaattctagatctcaaatcgtcttccgaacagacatttcccgaaaattgacgttgggtacCCCTATATACTGATCCAGAAATTGATGAAGATAAGAAGAGGACCATCATCACCTATTTCCAGTCCCCTCTCATACAGCAAAATTACAGTGCTTCATAAATATGGTTTCCCAGAAAAAACTGTTCTAACGAGCCTTCGGGTAAACTTCTTTGACAGAAAACAACGCGCTTTTGGGACTCGATGCGCAGCAAATGACTATTCAAGTTCAGTGACTAAGTCAGAGATCCGAAGGTTCTTGTATTCTAAGTCATGACCCTAGTATTTTAACCATCAATGCAAAAGCTGGCATCGCCATCATCGATTTGAACTTACCACAAGTTGACCTCACGATTTTCACATGAGAAAAGCTGTAAAGCGAGTGGAGCGAGCTTTTCTGACCGGGAAGAGGCCGAGCGAGGGACGAAGTTGCGAGAGGTCGTCCTTCATCCCACGGAGTATTCCTAATAAGACGATGGACTTTTTCGAAAGTCTTTCATCGCCGAGAGGCTGGGAGCAGTTTTCTTTTACACCCCACACAATAGACAGTGCAACTCTAACCGTAGCCTGTGTAGCCTGCCTTCATCGCGCGTTCCGTTTTTTGTTCCAAATTCCTTCCTAAGCACCGGTTTCGCAGGCTATTTTATCCGTTACATTTCAAGATCCCTCCGGCTAATTCTCAGAAGTACCCATGCGGTAATCGATAGAGATCAGCTGAGATCACTTACCTGATCATTTTGAGCATTTATATACACCGATGGACATGTGTTTGCTTTGGACTCATCTTTATTTTAGAAGCAGACCACAACTTCTGATCGATGCTACAACGGATACTAAGATTCCGTCTCAAAGTAATGAGAAACAGCATCCATCTGCTGACGCCCTCCTCACGTGCCTCTGCATCTACCCCCTTAAAAAATGTCTGATATCTAGTCCCGGgtgggggtactcgatatatccctgggtggggagatgcggcgcggcccctcataccctgacccagtttaagacaaatatcgctgattttcctaccctgtttaagacagaattcccatttttgataccctgtttaagacatttatcctgtttaagacaaaaattgataaatcgatacgctgattaagacaaaaaatgataaattcgataccctgttcaagacaaaaatcccgataaacataccctggctggccgcacgtcgcCATttagcccttataagggagtaccacCCCCCCGGGTATCTAGTGTACTTACTGACTAGAAATTCACGAACATGCTTTGCAAACTTTGCGAAGACAAGTAGTAGATGAGATTTATCTTTGGCTATTTGTTCCTACAAAATTTTGCGCAATAGTCGACATTTTGGTCATGTTCGTCTCACATGTTCACTGTTTCAGTTCGCGACGGTTGTTTCGCTACTTTTGCTAATGTCCAGTTCAATGACGTCTTACCTCATTTCGCTAACGTTCTTGATTTCTTGAAAGAGCTGAAGATAAGTAGTAAGAAAAATATACACCCACCCGAATCGTGACCCGGAAATAAGCCCTTAACTGATACTGGCTAAGGATAAGAGAATTTTCACCCACGGTCTCCACGAAGGCTCTGCTGGTAGCATACATTTACATACAGTCTGCAGCAAGATTTTCCTTTCTATCACGTTTTTCCTATTTAACGAGTcagagtggagctgaaaacATCTAATACGAATTGATTACTGCTTAGGGAAAACCGACATTACTGGAAATAGCTTTATTAACATACACCTAGCCTTCAGTTATTCAAAATATGAGGAAAACGTGCATTTTTGAATGACTTCGAATTATGGGAGCGATATTTCAAATCATTTTTGGTATCTTCCCTCGCCTCCCTTTAGTTATGAAACACTCTTATTGTAATTTTTGGCGAAAACTATAGCAATTTTCTCAAAACTTCTAGGGAAAAGTTTGCGACTGTGTCGAAAACGAAAATTTCCGAGTTTATGATTCACTTCCTATCGTACGAGCGGGAGACTGGGAGGAATCTCGATGACGTCATAGCGGCAATGGCGGCGGCGTGAGGTGGGCATATCCGGTAAGAGACAAAAAACGCGAAACTGCTGTCGCTTCCTTGTTGTGATAGTCCATGAAGAAAAGGAGAGTGTTGGCCTTGTTTTGACTGACTTTTCATCGTTTCTCATTAATCAATGAACTTGgagagtcatccctagttagtGAGATCGATATAAGTTTGGTGAAAGAACTCTGTGGGCGCGGCGAGTTGGGAATATATCCGAGTTTCAATTTCCCAACTTTACGATCTGAAACTCgcattcaagattttggaaattgGAGTCGTCTGTCTGCATAATTGTCTCGGAACGATTATTGATAATTGTTATAAGTCGATATGAGGTAAGATTGCAAATTTCTATTCCTTTGATCTGCTTGTTATT containing:
- the LOC140942982 gene encoding RNA-binding protein 4B-like isoform X2; this translates as MASEEEIKDDIVQVDDKKEESTEKNDAATSDAKEESSDDKKPAEEEKEVKLYVGNLPDHCRRGALQELFEKYGKVSQCDIVKNYAFVHMVGKKNAEDALNALDDSEFSGTHIQVQYAKTKGKPSEDQCFSCGKCGHWAKDCPKRRYDQRRNYDYGPPRRPYYRGPPSYYDPYMDRRPPYPRDYGYPGYGGGYGYRSRSPPRSPPRFSGAYEGYPRDYGSRR
- the LOC140942982 gene encoding RNA-binding protein 4B-like isoform X1, whose amino-acid sequence is MASEEEIKDDIVQVDDKKEESTEKNDAATSDAKEESSDDKKPAEEEKEVKLYVGNLPDHCRRGALQELFEKYGKVSQCDIVKNYAFVHMVGKKNAEDALNALDDSEFSGTHIQVQYAKTKGKPSEDQCFSCGKCGHWAKDCPKRRYDQRRNYDYGPPRRPYYRGPPSYYDPYMDRRPPYPRDYGYPGYGGGYGYRSRSPPRSPPRFSGAYEGYPRDYGSRRY